Below is a genomic region from Citrobacter europaeus.
GACCTCATTCACGCCTAGCGCAGGCGGCGTGATTTGAGAAATATAGGTCTGGTAGTCTGGCTGTTTTTCCGATGGTAGCGGCATATAACCCGGCAGGTTCGTCGATAACAGGCCAAGATCGGTATAGCCCTGAATATTGGAGTGGCCACGTAGGGCGTTAACGCCACCGCCCGCCATGCCTATGTTGCCCAGCAGTAATTGGAGCATACCGGCGGCGCGAATAATTTGCGCTCCGGCGGAGTGGTGAGTCCAACCCAAAGCGTAAAGGATAGTTGCAGTGCGGTCAGGCACACTGGTGCTGGCGAGAATTTCGCAGATACGATTGAAGTCTGCCAATGAGGTCCCACACAAGCGGTTAACCATTTCGGGCGTATAGCGTTCGACATGGGCTTTCAACAGATTCAACACGCAAAGTGGGTGGTTTAGCGAGTCATCACGCAGGGCGTAACCCTGCTCATCAAGCTGATAAAACCAGCTCGACTTATCATATTGACGTTTCTTATCGTCGTAGCCGCTAAACAAGCCGTCATGGAACTGATAGTCATCACGGATAATCAGACTGGCGTTAGTGTAATGACGAACATAGTCGTGCTGTACTCGGTCGTTTTTCAGCAGATAGCGGATCACGCCTAGCAGGAATGCGGTGTCGGAACCAGCGCGAATTGGTGCGTACAAATCAGCGACTGCGGCGCTACGGTTAAAGCGCGGGTCGACCACCACCACGGTGGCGTCGTTTTTAGTTTGCGCTTCGACCACCCATTTAAAACCTACCGGGTGCGCCTCAGCGGCATTGCCACCCATAATAAGCACTACGTTGGCGTTTTTGATATCGACCCAGTTGTTGGTCATTGCGCCACGCCCAAAAGTTGGTGCAAGAGCAGCAACGGTGGGGCCATGACATAATCGTGCCTGACAGTCGATAGCGACCATCCCTAATCCCCGAGTAAATTTACCGTCGAGGATCCCGGTTTCATTGCTTGCCGCTGAAGAACATAGCATGCCTGTAGTGGGCCAGCGGTTGACGGTAACGCCCTGGGCGTTTTTCTCAATAAAGTTGGCATCGCGGTCATCTTTCATGAGTCGGGCAATACGGTTAATCGCATCGTCCCAACTAATACGTTGCCATTTATCCGAACCCGGTGCGCGATATTCGGGATACTGCAGACGCGTTTCACTATGAATATAATCCAGCACACCAGCGCCTTTCGGGCACAACGATCCACGGCTCACCGGATGATCCGGATCGCCCTCAATATGGTAGATACTTTCTTTGACGTTTTTGGCTGTATCGCCAAGGCTGTACATCAGCATGCCGCAGCCTACTGAGCAGTACGTACAGTTATTACGCGTCTCTTTTGCTTTTAAGAGTTTATATTGACGGGTTTCCGCGTGAACGGAAAAAGATGATAAGAATCCGAGAGATGCAACAGTTGTTCCTGCCATACCGCCCGCACAGATTCGAAAGAACTGCCTCCGGCTGAGCTCCATTTTTTCTCCTGCTTAAACTTAAGACATGAAAAAGGATGGTTATTGTAAGGTTAAATTGTTTTATAAACCATTAACTTTTAGTGGTTATTGACGTGAGAGAGTATTAGTGCTGTTAGCCTAGAATATAGATTAGTAAAAAATTGATCATGTCAGGTTGGTTGCCGATACGTTCGATGAATGGTGTATTCAGGACCTGACAATATCAAATGCCTTCGAATCCACTTATGACAAAACTGGAGAGTGGAAGAGGGTTACTAAACGTTTAAACTAACTCATTGATATTTAATAAATCATATATTTTACAGCTAAATAACAAATCTGATAGTATACCCCCCTATAGTATTAGGAGGGCGTATGCCGCATTCACCTGAAGATAAAAAGCGCATTCTCACCCGTGTACGCCGTATTCGCGGTCAGGTTGATGCGCTTGAGCGCGCGCTGGAGTCCGGCGAACCGTGCCTGGCTATCCTGCAGCAAATTGCCGCCGTGCGCGGCGCATCCAATGGCCTGATGGGCGAAATGGTTGAGATCCACCTGAAAGACGAACTGGTCAGCGGGGAAACGACGCCAGACCAGCGTGCCGTGCGTATGGCTGAAATCGGCCATCTTCTGCGTGCTTATCTAAAATAACACCATCACCTCGCAATAATGGGAAGAGACAAATGAAATCACGTGCAGCAGTTGCATTCGGCCCCGGCCAACCGTTAAAAATTGTCGAAATCGACGTCGCACCACCAAAGAAAGGTGAAGTGCTGGTTAAAATTACCCACACCGGCGTGTGTCATACTGACGCTTTCACGCTCTCCGGCGACGATCCGGAAGGTGTGTTCCCGGCGGTACTTGGCCACGAAGGTGGCGGTATTGTGGTTGAAGTGGGAGAAGGCGTCACCAGCCTGAAACCGGGCGATCATGTGATCCCGCTGTACACCGCTGAATGTGGCGAGTGTAAGTTCTGTAAATCGGGTAAAACTAACCTGTGTCAGGCCGTACGCGCGACCCAGGGCAAAGGTTTGATGCCGGATGGCACAACGCGCTTCTCGTACAACGGTGAGCCGATTTATCACTATATGGGCACCAGTACCTTCAGCGAATACACCGTTTGTGCGGAGATCTCTCTGGCGAAGGTTAACCCGCAGGCTCCGCTGGACAAAGTGTGTCTGCTGGGTTGTGGCGTGACCACCGGTATTGGAGCGGTCCATAACACCGCAAAAGTGAAAGAAGGCGATACCGTAGCCGTATTCGGTCTGGGCGGTATTGGTCTGGCGGTCATTCAGGGCGCGGTGCAGGCGAAAGCCGGGCGTATTCTGGCCGTTGATACCAATCCGGAAAAATTTAAGCTGGCAGGTGAAATGGGCGCGACCGATTTCATCAACCCGAAGGATTACGACAAACCGATTCAGGATGTGATTGTCGAGCTTACCGACGGCGGCGTGGACTTTAGCTTTGAATGCATCGGTAACGTTAACGTGATGCGCGCGGCGCTGGAATGCTGCCATAAAGGATGGGGCGAAAGCATCATCATTGGCGTGGCGGGAGCAGGGCAAGAGATCAAAACGCGTCCGTTCCAGTTGGTAACCGGGCGCGTCTGGCGCGGTTCTGCGTTTGGCGGCGTGAAAGGCCGTACCCAGCTCCCAGGCATGGTTGAAGAAGCTATGAGCGGGAAAATTCAGTTGGATCCCTTTATTACCCACCGTTTACCGCTGGAGCAGATTAACGAAGCGTTTGAGTTAATGCATCAGGGTAAGTCCATCCGTACCGTTATCCACTTTGGCGATAACTGATTCATTGGCCAGCGGATTTCACCGCTGGCACTTTCCTGAATTTTTTAGAATTATGTTGTGAAAGTGTGACGAATCCGGCGCTTTTCACGGTAAGTAAACTTCCCGGATTGCCGATGACTATCTAACGGGCGTGTTTTCACGCATAAACCCTACAAGAGAGTCGACGGTCATGGACAACACTACATCGATGCAAGCCCAGAATAAACTGGGCTTTCTGCATCAAATCCGGCTGGTTCCGCTGTTTTCCTCCATTCTCGGTGGCATCCTTCTGCTGTTCGCCTTAAGTTCCGGACTGGCAAGCTATTTTCTTATGCAGGCCGATCGCGATCAGCGCGACGTGACCGATGAGATTCAGGTCAGGATGGGGTTATCTAACAGCTCTAACCATTTACGCACCGCACGTATCAACATGATCCACGCCGGCGCGGCGAGCCGTATTGCCGAAATGGATGACATGAAGGCCAATATTGCCGAGGCAGAAAAACGGATTAAGCAGTCGCAGGACGGTTTCAATGCTTATATGTCACGCGCGGTAAAAACCTCTGCCGATGAAGCGTTAGATGCTGAACTGAGCGCCAGCTTCAAAGCCTATACCGACGGCTTACAGCCTATGTTGAAGTACGCTAAAAACGGTATGTTTGAAGCGATCATCAATCATGAAAATGAACAGGCCAGACCGCTGGACTCTGCTTACAACAAGGTGTTGTTAAAAGCGATCGACATTCGTACCGCAAGGGCGAACCAGTTAAGCGAACAGGCGCACCAACGTACACAGCTCGGCATGGCTTTTATGCTGGGTGCATTCGTTCTTGCGCTGGCGCTGACCGTAATGACGTTCATTGTTCTGCGTCGTACCGTCATTCATCCTCTGCTGCGCGCAGCCCTGCGTATTGAGCAAATTTCCGCAGGGGATTTGACCATGCAGGAGGAACCGACCGGGCGCAGCGAAATTGGTCGCCTGAGCCGCCATCTGCAGACAATGCAACGATCGCTTGGGAAAACGGTGGGCACTGTACGTCAGGGGGCGGAAGAAATTTATCGCGGTACCAGTGAGATTTCGGCAGGGAACACTGATCTGTCTTCACGTACCGAACAACAGGCCGCGGCGATTGAACAAACGGCGGCCAGCATGGAAGAGCTGACGGCCACGGTGAAGCAAAACGCCGACAACGCGCATCATGCGAGCAAGCTGGCGGAAGATGCTTCCGGCAAGGCCAGCCGGGGTGGTCAGATGGTCTCTGGTGTGGTGAAAACCATGGGCAATATCTCAACGAGTTCGAAGAAAATCTCCGAAATCACCGCCGTGATTAACAGCATTGCTTTCCAGACCAATATTCTGGCGCTGAACGCAGCGGTCGAAGCGGCGCGAGCAGGAGAGCAGGGGCGCGGGTTTGCCGTCGTTGCCAGTGAAGTACGTACGCTGGCAAGCCGCAGCGCTCAGGCGGCAAAAGAGATTGAAGGATTGATCAGCGAATCGGTCCGACTGATTGACCAGGGCTCCGGAGAAGTCGTCGCGGCGGGCAATACGATGACGGATATTGTCGATGCAGTAAAACGCGTCACCGACATCATGCTGGAAATTGCGGCAGCCTCTGATGAGCAGAGCCGGGGTATCGTACAGGTGAGCCAGGCGATATCAGAAATGGATAAGGTTACGCAGCAAAATGCCTCGCTGGTTGAAGAAGCATCGGCTGCGGCAGCCTCTCTTGAAGAGCAGGCGGCACGCTTAACACAAGCCGTTGGCACATTCCGGTTAACCGGGACAAGCGCAATTAAACGCGCTCCGGTGACCACTACTGCGGATCATTCTCGTCCGCAGGCGGCAACGGCCAGCGGCGATAACTGGGAAACGTTTTAACAATAAATAAAGGGACCATCTGGTCCCTTTATTTTTGGCATCAAAACGGTACGGTTTTACGTATTGCGGCGATAAGGATCTGCGCGGCCTGAGAGAGTTGCACATCGACCCGGGTAAGAATCCCGATGGGTTCACCCGCACCGTGGGTGGGAATCGGTAATGACACCAGCGTCGCCTGGCGTAAATCTTCTCTAACCGCGCCTGAAGGGACAAACCATACATAGTCGTAATCAACTGTCAGTTGGCGGGAGAGCGATGCTGACAGCGTTTCAATACAGCCAGGCGGCATTTTACAGCCCTGACTTTGCAACAATGCCTCTGCGTGCTGGCGAGGCGCGGTTCCTTTTGGTGAAACCACCACCGGCCACTCCATGACCCGGCTCAGCGTAATGGTTTCTTGCAACAACGGGTGGTTAGGGCGCACAACCAGTTTGAGCGATTCCAGAAACAATAATTCGTAGTTCAGACCGACCATCAATTCCGGATCGGCCATACGGCCAATGCCGAGGTCAATTTCCCCTGACTTTAAACCCGCCAGGATCATGGGATTACTCATGGTGGCAACCTGCAGCGTGGTTTCCATTTGCTGCTTATGAAACGGGCCAATGACCGCCGGCAGGATGCCCAGAGCCGCGGTGGGTAAGGCGCCAACCCGTACGACATCAGTCTGCGACTCTTCACGCTGGTTTAACGCTTGCCCGGCGGTGTTAAGCGCATCCAGCACTCTTACTGCGTGGGTAAGAAACTGCTCTCCGGGCAGCGTTAACTGTGCACCGAGGCGGCCACGCTCAAAGAGCCGGGTACCGGTCAGTTGCTCCAGTTCATTTAGCGTTTTGGAGAGGGCCGGTTGGCTCAGGTTAAGGGTCTCAGCCGCGCGCCCCAACGTTCCCTGCTGTGCAACGGCGACAAAAGTATGAAGGTGGCGCAAGCGAATGCGCTGATTGAACAGAACATTTTTTTCCATAAGCGATGTTAAAAACAGAGCCGTATCGGTGACAAGTGAAGTTGTTCGTTTCTGATAACCTGATAGCAAAATATTATTAACATTTATCATGTTTTACTTACAACTAATTTGTTTTGCTTATGTTTTGTACAGCGTTGCTGGGGGATGGGATCATGGAAGGGAATGGGCCAGGTCGATATACTGTAGGTATTGTTTGCTTTTGAACCATTCTCTTCACAAGGCACTGATTAATGATACATGTAATAGGGCACCTTAACCCCGACAGCGATGCCATTTGTACTGCTGCCATGACGGCGCGTTGGCTTACTTTACGTGGCCAACAGGCGACGGCATGGCGTCTGGGCGAACCGAACCGCGAAACGCAATTTATTTTTGAGCATGCGGGGCTGGAAATGCCTGAACGGCTGACGTTCGAACTGACCGATAGTGATGTCTGGCTGGTCGATTTTACCGAGCCGGCCCAGGGGCCGGAATCGCTGGCAGAAAGTAACGTGGTGGGAATTATCGATCATCACCGACTCGGTGGATTAGTGACTCGCCTGCCGCCAGAAGTGTGGGTGAAGCCCGTCGGCAGCAGCGCGACGCTGTTATGGCAACTGATGACGGAAGATGAGCGTAACCAGCTGTCTGCCGCTGAGGCCGTTTTACTGCTGGGCGCCGCGTTGAGTGACACTGTCACGCTTCGTTCGCCAACGACCACCTCCGACGATCGCCTGGCCGTGGATGAGCTGGCCCAAAAAACCGGTGTGGACCTTGACGCTTTTAGTCGCGACCTGCTGTCTGCCAAAACCAGCGTGGATGGGATGAGCGCCCGCGAACTTCTGCACAAAGACATTAAAACTTTCACTATCCATGGACATTCGGTCTGTGTGGCGCAGCTTGAACTGTATGCGCTGCAACAGGTGGATGCCGTGCTGGCCGATCTTCGTCTGGAAATGGCGCGCTATGCAGAGGAAAAGAATGCTGCGCTGGTGGTACTGATGCTCACCGATATTAATCTGGGCGACACCAGCTTGTGGTTCGCCGGTTCTGAGCTCGCAGACATCCCGCAGCCCTGCAAAGTTGAAGGTATGCTCAGCCGTAAAAAACAGATGCTGCCCTGGCTGGAAAGTCATTTAAAACCACGCCAGTAGGTTTTGTTCGCCGTCTGTATAGGTGGGAAGTTTACGCGGGGTCACACTTTGTAAATTCTTCCCACCGGAGTCAGCGGCGTTCTCTACACTCCAGGTAATATTCACTGGAGACATGACATTATGGCGAACACCATCACGGCAGATGAGATTCGGGAACAATTTTCGCAGGCAATGTCAGCAATGTACCAGCAGGAAGTCCCGCAATATGGCACGTTGCTGGAACTTGTCGCTGATGTGAATCTGGCGGTACTGGAAAATAATCCCACTCTGCATGAAAAACTGGCTAATGCAGATGAGCTGGCCCGACTCAACGTTGAGCGCCACGGCGCTATTCGGGTGGGTACTGCGCAAGAACTTTCTACGCTGCGCCGGATGTTTGCCATTATGGGCATGTATCCGGTGAGTTATTACGATCTCTCCCAGGCCGGCGTGCCTGTACATTCCACCGCTTTTCGTCCCATCGACGATGCGTCGCTTTCGCGCAACCCGTTTCGGGTATTCACCTCGTTATTACGACTCGAATTAATCGAAAAC
It encodes:
- a CDS encoding S-(hydroxymethyl)glutathione dehydrogenase/class III alcohol dehydrogenase; this encodes MKSRAAVAFGPGQPLKIVEIDVAPPKKGEVLVKITHTGVCHTDAFTLSGDDPEGVFPAVLGHEGGGIVVEVGEGVTSLKPGDHVIPLYTAECGECKFCKSGKTNLCQAVRATQGKGLMPDGTTRFSYNGEPIYHYMGTSTFSEYTVCAEISLAKVNPQAPLDKVCLLGCGVTTGIGAVHNTAKVKEGDTVAVFGLGGIGLAVIQGAVQAKAGRILAVDTNPEKFKLAGEMGATDFINPKDYDKPIQDVIVELTDGGVDFSFECIGNVNVMRAALECCHKGWGESIIIGVAGAGQEIKTRPFQLVTGRVWRGSAFGGVKGRTQLPGMVEEAMSGKIQLDPFITHRLPLEQINEAFELMHQGKSIRTVIHFGDN
- a CDS encoding manganese-dependent inorganic pyrophosphatase, with translation MIHVIGHLNPDSDAICTAAMTARWLTLRGQQATAWRLGEPNRETQFIFEHAGLEMPERLTFELTDSDVWLVDFTEPAQGPESLAESNVVGIIDHHRLGGLVTRLPPEVWVKPVGSSATLLWQLMTEDERNQLSAAEAVLLLGAALSDTVTLRSPTTTSDDRLAVDELAQKTGVDLDAFSRDLLSAKTSVDGMSARELLHKDIKTFTIHGHSVCVAQLELYALQQVDAVLADLRLEMARYAEEKNAALVVLMLTDINLGDTSLWFAGSELADIPQPCKVEGMLSRKKQMLPWLESHLKPRQ
- a CDS encoding methyl-accepting chemotaxis protein — its product is MDNTTSMQAQNKLGFLHQIRLVPLFSSILGGILLLFALSSGLASYFLMQADRDQRDVTDEIQVRMGLSNSSNHLRTARINMIHAGAASRIAEMDDMKANIAEAEKRIKQSQDGFNAYMSRAVKTSADEALDAELSASFKAYTDGLQPMLKYAKNGMFEAIINHENEQARPLDSAYNKVLLKAIDIRTARANQLSEQAHQRTQLGMAFMLGAFVLALALTVMTFIVLRRTVIHPLLRAALRIEQISAGDLTMQEEPTGRSEIGRLSRHLQTMQRSLGKTVGTVRQGAEEIYRGTSEISAGNTDLSSRTEQQAAAIEQTAASMEELTATVKQNADNAHHASKLAEDASGKASRGGQMVSGVVKTMGNISTSSKKISEITAVINSIAFQTNILALNAAVEAARAGEQGRGFAVVASEVRTLASRSAQAAKEIEGLISESVRLIDQGSGEVVAAGNTMTDIVDAVKRVTDIMLEIAAASDEQSRGIVQVSQAISEMDKVTQQNASLVEEASAAAASLEEQAARLTQAVGTFRLTGTSAIKRAPVTTTADHSRPQAATASGDNWETF
- the pcaQ gene encoding pca operon transcription factor PcaQ translates to MEKNVLFNQRIRLRHLHTFVAVAQQGTLGRAAETLNLSQPALSKTLNELEQLTGTRLFERGRLGAQLTLPGEQFLTHAVRVLDALNTAGQALNQREESQTDVVRVGALPTAALGILPAVIGPFHKQQMETTLQVATMSNPMILAGLKSGEIDLGIGRMADPELMVGLNYELLFLESLKLVVRPNHPLLQETITLSRVMEWPVVVSPKGTAPRQHAEALLQSQGCKMPPGCIETLSASLSRQLTVDYDYVWFVPSGAVREDLRQATLVSLPIPTHGAGEPIGILTRVDVQLSQAAQILIAAIRKTVPF
- a CDS encoding metal/formaldehyde-sensitive transcriptional repressor, which translates into the protein MPHSPEDKKRILTRVRRIRGQVDALERALESGEPCLAILQQIAAVRGASNGLMGEMVEIHLKDELVSGETTPDQRAVRMAEIGHLLRAYLK